In Gigantopelta aegis isolate Gae_Host chromosome 6, Gae_host_genome, whole genome shotgun sequence, the following are encoded in one genomic region:
- the LOC121374339 gene encoding heat shock protein 68-like, protein MANNKAPAIGIDLGTTYSCVGVFQHGKIEIIANDQGNRTTPSYVAFTDTERLIGDAAKNQVAMNPQNTVFDAKRLVGRKFDDYSVQSDMKYWPFKVINSAGKPVIQVEYKGENKVFTPEEISSVVLTKMKETAESYLGQKVTDAVITVPAYFNDAQRQATKDAGVIAGLNVLRIVNEPTAAALAYGLDKNLKGEKNILIFDLGGGTFDVSVLTVDEGSIFEVKSTAGDTHLGGEDFDNRMVSHFIQEFKRKNKKDISGSARAVRRLRTACERAKRTLSTSSEASIEIDSLFEGIDFYTKVTRARFEELCTDLFRATLEPVEKALKDAKMDKSRIDEIVLVGGSTRIPKIQNMLKSFMNGKDLNKSINPDEAVAYGAAVQAAILSGDSSDVIKDVLLVDVAPLSLGIETSGEVMTKLIERNTTVPTKTSQVFTTYSDNQPAVTIRIFEGERALTKDNNLLGKFDLTGIPPAPRGVPQIEVTFDIDANGILNVSAADKSTGKSKSITITNDRGRLSKEEIERMVNEAEKYRDEDDKHKERIGARNQFENYLFSVKGAVSEAGDKLESSDKEAAVKVCEEAVQWLDNNSLAEKEEYEYRYKELQKLCSPIMAKLHGQSQNNGQPGFNSNSGASSKGGPTIEEMD, encoded by the coding sequence ATGGCAAACAACAAAGCACCCGCTATTGGAATTGACCTGGGGACGACCTACTCGTGTGTTGGAGTTTTTCAACACGGGAAAATCGAGATCATCGCCAATGACCAGGGAAACCGAACCACCCCGAGCTATGTGGCGttcacagacacagagagactgATCGGTGACGCCGCTAAGAACCAGGTGGCCATGAATCCACAGAACACTGTGTTCGACGCCAAGAGACTGGTCGGGAGGAAATTCGACGATTATTCCGTCCAGAGCGACATGAAGTACTGGCCGTTTAAAGTGATCAACAGCGCCGGTAAGCCGGTCATTCAGGTGGAATACAAAGGTGAAAACAAGGTGTTCACACCTGAAGAAATCAGCTCTGTGGTGCTCACCAAGATGAAGGAAACGGCGGAAAGTTACCTGGGACAGAAAGTCACAGACGCGGTAATAACGGTTCCAGCGTACTTCAACGACGCCCAACGACAAGCGACGAAAGATGCCGGGGTAATCGCCGGACTGAATGTTCTCAGAATCGTCAACGAACCCACGGCGGCAGCTCTCGCCTATGGACTGGATAAAAACCTTAAAGGTGAGAAAAACATTCTCATCTTTGATCTCGGTGGCGGCACGTTTGATGTGTCAGTTCTGACTGTTGACGAGGGATCTATATTTGAAGTGAAATCCACCGCTGGAGACACCCACCTTGGGGGAGAAGACTTTGACAACAGAATGGTGAGTCATTTCATCCAAGAGTTCAAGAGAAAGAACAAGAAGGACATTAGCGGCAGTGCACGTGCAGTTCGACGTCTGCGAACTGCGTGTGAGCGCGCCAAACGCACTTTGTCCACTAGCTCTGAAGCCAGCATTGAGATCGACTCACTTTTCGAGGGAATAGATTTTTACACCAAAGTGACGAGAGCTCGGTTTGAGGAGCTGTGTACGGATCTATTCAGGGCCACCTTGGAGCCCGTAGAAAAAGCTCTGAAAGACGCCAAGATGGACAAATCTAGAATTGACGAAATCGTTCTTGTCGGAGGATCAACAAGGATTCCAAAAATCCAAAACATGTTGAAGAGCTTCATGAATGGCAAGGACCTGAACAAGTCTATAAATCCGGACGAGGCTGTGGCATACGGTGCGGCAGTACAGGCGGCAATTCTCAGCGGTGACAGCAGTGACGTCATCAAAGATGTATTACTGGTTGACGTCGCTCCTCTTTCTCTGGGTATCGAAACGTCCGGAGAGGTGATGACGAAACTGATTGAGAGAAACACCACGGTGCCAACGAAAACCTCGCAGGTGTTTACAACGTACTCGGACAACCAACCAGCTGTCACTATTCGCATCTTCGAGGGTGAGAGAGCTTTaactaaagacaataacctCCTTGGGAAATTCGATCTCACTGGGATACCCCCAGCGCCGAGAGGAGTTCCTCAGATCGAAGTCACCTTTGATATTGATGCTAATGGAATCCTGAACGTCTCTGCTGCTGACAAGAGCACGGGGAAGTCGAAATCCATCACGATAACGAACGACAGAGGTCGACTGAGCAAGGAGGAGATCGAGAGAATGGTGAACGAGGCGGAGAAGTACAGAGACGAAGACGACAAACACAAGGAGAGAATCGGCGCCAGGAATCAGTTCGAGAACTACCTGTTCAGCGTGAAGGGCGCGGTGAGCGAGGCGGGCGACAAACTGGAGAGTTCCGACAAGGAGGCGGCCGTGAAGGTGTGTGAGGAGGCCGTGCAGTGGCTCGATAACAACTCTCTAGCGGAGAAGGAAGAATACGAGTACAGGTACAAGGAGCTACAGAAACTTTGTTCGCCCATCATGGCCAAACTTCACGGACAGTCACAGAACAATGGACAGCCTGGCTTTAATTCTAACTCAGGAGCCAGTTCTAAAGGTGGACCAACCATTGAAGAAATGGACTAA
- the LOC121374308 gene encoding heat shock protein 68-like, whose amino-acid sequence MANNKAPAIGIDLGTTYSCVGVFQHGKIEIIANDQGNRTTPSYVAFTDTERLIGDAAKNQVAMNPQNTVFDAKRLVGRKFDDYSVQSDMKHWPFKVINSAGKPVIQVEYKGENKVFTPEEISSVVLTKMKETAESYLGQKVTDAVITVPAYFNDAQRQATKDAGVIAGLNVLRIVNEPTAAALAYGLDKNLKGEKNILIFDLGGGTFDVSVLTVDEGSIFEVKSTAGDTHLGGEDFDNRMVSHFIQEFKRKNKKDINGSARAVRRLRTACERAKRTLSTSSEASIEIDSLFEGIDFYTKVTRARFEELCADLFRATLEPVEKALKDAKMDKSRIDEIVLVGGSTRIPKIQNMLKSFMNGKDLNKSINPDEAVAYGAAVQAAILSGDSSDIIKDVLLVDVAPLSLGIETSGEVMTKLIERNTTVPTKTSQVFTTYSDNQPAVTIRIFEGERALTKDNNLLGKFDLTGIPPAPRGVPQIEVTFDIDANGILNVSAADKSTGKSKSITITNDRGRLSKEEIERMVNEAEKYRDEDDKHKERIGARNQFENYLFSVKGAVSEAGDKLESSDKEAAVKACEEAVQWLDNNSLAEKEEYEYRYKELQKLCSPIMAKLHGQSQNNGQPGFNSNSGASSKGGPTIEEMD is encoded by the coding sequence ATGGCAAACAACAAAGCACCCGCTATTGGAATTGACTTGGGGACGACCTACTCGTGTGTTGGAGTTTTTCAACACGGGAAAATCGAGATCATCGCCAATGACCAGGGAAACCGGACCACCCCGAGCTATGTGGCGttcacagacacagagagactgATCGGTGACGCCGCTAAGAACCAGGTGGCCATGAATCCACAGAACACCGTGTTCGACGCCAAGAGACTGGTCGGGAGGAAATTCGACGATTATTCCGTCCAGAGCGACATGAAGCACTGGCCGTTTAAAGTGATCAACAGCGCCGGTAAGCCGGTCATTCAGGTGGAATACAAAGGTGAAAACAAGGTGTTCACACCTGAAGAAATCAGCTCTGTGGTGCTCACCAAGATGAAGGAAACGGCGGAAAGTTACCTGGGACAGAAAGTCACAGACGCGGTAATAACGGTTCCAGCGTACTTCAACGACGCCCAACGACAAGCGACGAAAGATGCCGGGGTAATCGCCGGACTCAATGTTCTCAGAATCGTCAACGAACCCACAGCGGCAGCTCTCGCCTATGGACTGGATAAAAACCTTAAAGGTGAGAAAAACATTCTCATCTTTGATCTCGGTGGCGGCACGTTTGATGTGTCAGTTCTGACTGTTGACGAGGGGTCTATATTTGAAGTGAAATCCACCGCTGGAGACACCCACCTTGGGGGAGAAGACTTTGACAACAGAATGGTGAGTCATTTCATCCAAGAGTTTAAGAGAAAGAACAAGAAGGACATTAACGGCAGTGCACGTGCTGTTCGACGTCTACGAACTGCATGTGAGCGCGCCAAACGTACTTTGTCCACTAGTTCTGAAGCCAGCATTGAGATCGACTCACTTTTCGAAGGAATAGATTTCTACACCAAAGTGACGAGAGCTCGTTTTGAGGAGCTGTGTGCGGATCTATTCAGGGCCACCTTGGAGCCCGTAGAAAAAGCTCTGAAAGACGCCAAGATGGACAAATCTAGAATTGACGAAATCGTTCTCGTCGGAGGATCAACAAGGATTCCAAAAATCCAAAACATGTTGAAGAGCTTCATGAATGGCAAGGACCTGAACAAGTCTATAAATCCGGACGAGGCTGTGGCATACGGTGCGGCAGTGCAGGCGGCAATTCTCAGCGGTGACAGCAGTGACATCATCAAAGATGTCTTACTGGTTGACGTCGCTCCTCTTTCTCTGGGTATCGAAACGTCCGGAGAGGTGATGACGAAACTGATTGAGAGAAACACCACAGTGCCAACGAAAACCTCGCAGGTGTTTACAACGTACTCGGACAACCAACCAGCTGTCACTATTCGCATCTTCGAGGGTGAGAGAGCTTTaactaaagacaataacctCCTTGGGAAATTCGATCTCACTGGGATACCCCCAGCGCCGAGAGGAGTTCCTCAGATCGAAGTCACCTTTGATATTGATGCTAATGGAATCCTGAACGTCTCTGCTGCTGACAAGAGCACGGGGAAGTCGAAATCCATCACGATAACGAACGACAGAGGTCGACTGAGCAAGGAGGAGATCGAGAGAATGGTGAACGAGGCGGAGAAGTACAGAGACGAAGACGACAAACACAAGGAGAGAATCGGCGCCAGGAATCAGTTCGAGAACTACCTGTTCAGCGTGAAGGGCGCGGTGAGCGAGGCGGGCGACAAACTGGAGAGTTCCGACAAGGAGGCGGCCGTGAAGGCGTGTGAGGAGGCCGTGCAGTGGCTCGATAACAACTCTCTAGCGGAGAAGGAAGAATACGAGTACAGGTACAAGGAGCTACAGAAACTTTGTTCGCCCATCATGGCCAAACTTCACGGACAGTCACAGAACAATGGACAGCCTGGCTTTAATTCTAACTCAGGAGCCAGTTCTAAAGGTGGACCAACCATTGAAGAAATGGACTAA